A genomic window from Yoonia rosea includes:
- a CDS encoding urease accessory protein UreF — MTTNRDILTLAQWLSPAFPVGAFAYSHGLEAAVRAGWVASGADLAEWLEDVIANGSGRNDCILLRAAYAAEDDAALGGVDALARAFAASRERQLEQAQQGAAFCKTSAAIWGGDAVAYLYPVAVGAAAAKLRIDPELTAAMYLQAVASNLIAAAQRLMPLGQTEGQAVLSALAPLCEEVAQSTASLACDDLQSTAFLSDIAAMRHEVQQPRIFRT; from the coding sequence ATGACCACTAACCGCGATATTCTGACCTTGGCGCAATGGTTGTCGCCTGCCTTTCCTGTGGGGGCCTTTGCCTATTCGCACGGGCTAGAGGCGGCGGTGCGGGCGGGGTGGGTTGCCTCGGGGGCCGACCTTGCGGAATGGCTGGAGGATGTGATTGCCAACGGTAGTGGGCGCAATGATTGTATCCTGTTACGCGCGGCTTACGCCGCCGAAGATGATGCAGCGCTGGGCGGTGTTGACGCATTGGCGCGTGCGTTTGCCGCGTCGCGCGAACGGCAGTTGGAACAAGCCCAGCAAGGGGCCGCATTTTGCAAAACTTCAGCGGCGATTTGGGGGGGTGACGCGGTCGCTTACCTTTATCCCGTGGCCGTCGGGGCCGCAGCTGCCAAGCTGCGGATTGATCCGGAATTGACGGCGGCGATGTACCTGCAAGCGGTGGCCAGCAATCTGATTGCCGCCGCGCAACGTCTGATGCCGCTGGGCCAGACAGAAGGGCAGGCGGTGCTCTCGGCCCTTGCCCCGCTCTGCGAAGAGGTGGCGCAATCGACAGCCAGCCTGGCTTGTGATGATCTGCAAAGCACCGCCTTTCTGTCCGATATCGCCGCCATGCGGCATGAAGTTCAACAACCAAGGATATTTCGCACATGA
- the ureG gene encoding urease accessory protein UreG, which produces MTRMNGPLRVGIGGPVGAGKTTLTAALARALHPAYSIGVITNDIYTQEDAEALMRMQILPQDRVIGVETGGCPHTAIREDASINLAAVAEMQKRHAVLDLVLIESGGDNLSATFSPELADLTIYVIDVAAGEEIPRKGGPAITRSDLLVINKTDLAPHVGASLDVMERDSKRMRGDGPFVFCALRHGKGVEAVVDFIKQAGGLRVAA; this is translated from the coding sequence ATGACCAGAATGAACGGTCCGCTGCGGGTCGGGATCGGTGGCCCCGTGGGTGCGGGCAAGACGACATTGACAGCCGCACTCGCCCGCGCACTGCACCCCGCCTATTCGATCGGGGTGATCACAAATGATATCTATACCCAAGAAGACGCCGAAGCCCTGATGCGGATGCAAATTCTGCCGCAAGACCGTGTGATCGGTGTGGAAACAGGCGGTTGCCCGCATACGGCAATCCGCGAGGATGCCTCGATCAATCTGGCGGCTGTGGCCGAGATGCAAAAGCGCCACGCCGTGCTTGATCTGGTGTTGATCGAAAGCGGGGGTGACAATCTCTCTGCCACGTTCAGCCCCGAACTGGCCGATCTGACGATCTATGTCATTGATGTTGCCGCAGGCGAGGAAATTCCGCGCAAAGGCGGACCTGCGATTACACGCTCCGACCTTTTGGTGATCAATAAGACCGATCTTGCCCCCCATGTGGGTGCCTCACTTGACGTGATGGAACGCGACAGCAAACGCATGCGCGGTGATGGCCCGTTCGTGTTTTGCGCGCTGCGACACGGCAAAGGCGTTGAGGCTGTGGTGGATTTTATCAAACAAGCGGGCGGGCTCAGGGTCGCAGCATAG
- a CDS encoding LysE family translocator, which yields MTYEILIALVGFAFASSVTPGPNNLMLMASGANYGLRRTVPHMLGISIGHAFMVAMVGIVLLQIFTTYPVLNIVLKVLSAAYMLWLAWKIANAVPPEAKEVTGKPFTFLQAAAFQWVNPKAWFMAITAISAYAPQDRGVILGSVMVALIFSAVNLPSVTIWAWMGVQVRRWLGSARRLRVFNITMAVLLVVSLYPMLRP from the coding sequence ATGACATACGAAATCCTTATCGCGCTCGTCGGCTTTGCCTTTGCAAGTTCGGTCACACCCGGCCCCAATAACCTGATGCTCATGGCCTCGGGTGCAAATTACGGTTTACGGCGCACTGTCCCGCATATGCTGGGGATATCAATTGGCCATGCGTTTATGGTTGCAATGGTTGGTATTGTCTTGCTCCAGATCTTTACCACCTACCCTGTCCTGAACATCGTCCTGAAGGTCCTCAGCGCTGCCTATATGTTATGGCTGGCTTGGAAAATCGCCAATGCTGTCCCGCCCGAGGCAAAGGAAGTTACCGGCAAACCGTTTACATTCCTGCAGGCCGCAGCTTTTCAATGGGTCAACCCCAAAGCGTGGTTCATGGCAATCACCGCAATCAGCGCCTACGCACCCCAAGATCGGGGCGTCATCCTCGGCTCGGTGATGGTCGCGCTGATCTTTTCTGCTGTAAATCTGCCTTCAGTCACGATCTGGGCGTGGATGGGGGTGCAGGTGCGCCGCTGGCTTGGCTCTGCGCGGCGGCTCCGCGTGTTCAATATAACAATGGCGGTGCTTCTGGTGGTCTCGCTTTACCCTATGCTGCGACCCTGA
- a CDS encoding Lrp/AsnC family transcriptional regulator has protein sequence MAKIDQMNDRILRALSRDGRISNLQLADEVGLSPSACLRRVQELERSGVIKGYRARLDPVLTGRAYVVYVAVGLSEHTKAAQTGFEQAMAYADEVTECHNVAGAFEYMLRVEVADLPAYKAFHTETLGTVPHVRSITSYMVMGSPKDVRG, from the coding sequence ATGGCGAAGATTGATCAAATGAACGACAGAATATTGCGAGCTTTATCGCGCGACGGCCGCATCAGCAATCTGCAATTGGCAGACGAGGTCGGCCTGTCGCCATCGGCCTGCCTGCGGCGGGTGCAGGAACTGGAACGCAGCGGCGTGATCAAAGGCTACCGCGCGCGTCTTGATCCGGTGCTGACGGGGCGGGCCTATGTGGTTTACGTCGCGGTGGGGCTATCCGAGCATACCAAAGCGGCGCAAACCGGTTTCGAGCAGGCGATGGCATACGCTGACGAAGTCACAGAGTGTCATAATGTAGCTGGGGCGTTCGAATACATGCTGCGCGTCGAAGTGGCCGATTTGCCAGCGTATAAGGCGTTTCACACGGAAACGCTGGGCACTGTACCGCATGTGCGGTCGATCACGAGTTATATGGTCATGGGCTCGCCGAAGGATGTAAGAGGGTAG
- a CDS encoding DUF1127 domain-containing protein codes for MTVRTETFFAGTSLGERIASFRAELAVKAAKRRVYNQTLSELQSLSSRDLNDLGMSRSMIKSVAYEAAYGK; via the coding sequence ATGACCGTTCGTACCGAAACATTCTTCGCTGGCACTTCTCTGGGTGAGCGCATTGCGTCATTCCGCGCAGAGCTCGCCGTAAAAGCTGCAAAGCGCCGCGTTTATAACCAGACGCTGAGCGAACTGCAGAGCTTGTCGTCACGTGACCTTAACGATTTGGGCATGTCGCGCAGCATGATCAAGTCCGTCGCCTATGAAGCGGCATACGGAAAGTAA
- a CDS encoding Mrp/NBP35 family ATP-binding protein, which translates to MAVTRDEILGALSRLTLPGGEDLVSRDMIRALTIEGGAVRFVIETTDPAEAAKMDGIRRAAEDIVRRLPGVETASAVLTAHGPAPKPAAPPSLKVGRHPTPQAGPAKVSGVDRILAIGSGKGGVGKSTVSSNLAVALAREGRRVGLLDADIYGPSQPRMMGVNKRPGSPDGKTIIPLQAHGVTMMSIGLMMEEGKAVVWRGPMLMGALQQMLGQVQWGELDVLIVDLPPGTGDVQLTLCQKTELTGAIVVSTPQDVALIDARKALDMFNNLGTPVLGLIENMSTFHCPNCGHESQIFGHGGVAAEADKIGVPFLGSLPIDLDTRLAGDGGTPIAAGDGPMADAYRALARRFITGGMA; encoded by the coding sequence ATGGCTGTCACACGCGATGAAATTTTAGGCGCTCTGTCCCGACTCACTTTGCCCGGTGGCGAGGATCTCGTGTCGCGCGACATGATCCGTGCCTTGACGATTGAGGGTGGTGCGGTGCGTTTCGTGATTGAGACGACCGATCCGGCCGAGGCCGCCAAAATGGATGGGATCCGCCGCGCAGCCGAGGATATCGTGCGCCGCCTGCCGGGGGTAGAGACGGCCTCAGCCGTTCTCACGGCGCATGGTCCGGCACCAAAACCCGCCGCGCCGCCTTCGCTGAAGGTCGGGCGCCACCCGACGCCGCAGGCCGGGCCCGCAAAGGTGTCCGGTGTTGATCGCATTCTGGCGATTGGTTCAGGCAAGGGCGGGGTCGGTAAATCAACCGTGTCTTCCAATCTTGCGGTTGCACTTGCGCGCGAGGGGCGTCGGGTGGGCCTGCTGGATGCGGATATCTATGGACCTTCTCAGCCCCGCATGATGGGCGTGAACAAACGCCCCGGCAGCCCCGATGGCAAAACCATCATTCCCTTGCAGGCGCATGGTGTGACCATGATGTCCATCGGTCTGATGATGGAAGAAGGCAAAGCCGTTGTCTGGCGTGGACCAATGTTGATGGGGGCATTGCAGCAGATGCTCGGGCAGGTCCAATGGGGTGAACTTGACGTGCTGATCGTCGATCTGCCGCCCGGGACAGGTGATGTACAGTTAACGCTTTGCCAGAAAACAGAGCTGACCGGTGCGATCGTCGTTAGTACGCCGCAGGATGTGGCGTTGATTGATGCACGTAAGGCGCTTGATATGTTCAACAACCTAGGCACACCTGTTCTGGGGCTGATCGAGAACATGTCGACTTTCCACTGCCCGAACTGCGGGCATGAATCGCAGATATTCGGTCATGGTGGCGTTGCGGCCGAGGCTGACAAGATCGGAGTTCCGTTTCTGGGCTCTTTGCCGATTGATCTTGATACGCGTCTTGCGGGGGATGGTGGCACGCCGATTGCGGCGGGCGATGGGCCGATGGCCGATGCCTACCGCGCCTTGGCGCGCCGCTTTATCACAGGTGGCATGGCCTGA
- a CDS encoding GNAT family N-acetyltransferase → MIRKVQPADFDAIWPLLRDVFRAGDTYAVDPAISKADALRYWTGGVACYVAEDARGIIGTYYIKTNQAGGGAHICNCGYIVAPAARGQGLAAQMCVHSQNAARALGYLAMQFNFVLASNTGAVQLWHRLGFTTVGTIPDAFAHPAQGFVDAYVMHKRLSD, encoded by the coding sequence ATGATCCGCAAGGTGCAGCCTGCGGATTTTGATGCCATCTGGCCGCTGCTGCGTGATGTGTTCCGTGCCGGCGATACCTATGCCGTCGATCCCGCAATCAGCAAGGCGGACGCGCTGCGCTATTGGACGGGTGGTGTGGCCTGTTACGTGGCCGAGGACGCGCGGGGGATCATCGGCACCTACTATATCAAGACAAACCAGGCTGGCGGCGGCGCGCATATCTGCAACTGCGGCTACATCGTGGCACCCGCCGCGCGCGGGCAGGGACTGGCCGCGCAGATGTGCGTGCACAGCCAGAACGCGGCCCGCGCGCTGGGCTACCTTGCGATGCAATTCAATTTTGTCCTTGCCAGCAATACCGGCGCTGTCCAGCTGTGGCATCGGTTGGGTTTTACCACGGTTGGTACGATCCCCGATGCGTTTGCGCATCCGGCACAGGGCTTTGTTGACGCCTATGTCATGCATAAACGCCTGAGTGATTAG
- a CDS encoding division/cell wall cluster transcriptional repressor MraZ, with protein sequence MVLSFTGTHTQKVDGKGRMSIPADFRRVLEAGDPEWTPGLFPRMYLLYGDHLKNNLQGYTVEEFNALAAQIKALPRGSARKHKLSLLVLGQSIKLDIDKDGRTVMPLKQREKLGLTDGELTFVGLGDYFEIWKADVFGKVSETVTDWLDEQGEDFDPLILLDE encoded by the coding sequence GTGGTTCTGAGTTTTACAGGCACACACACCCAAAAGGTGGACGGAAAGGGGCGCATGTCGATCCCTGCTGATTTCCGCCGTGTGCTTGAAGCTGGCGATCCTGAATGGACCCCTGGTCTTTTCCCGCGCATGTATCTGCTTTACGGCGACCACCTGAAAAATAATTTGCAGGGCTACACCGTTGAGGAATTCAACGCGCTGGCCGCCCAGATCAAAGCCTTGCCGCGCGGGTCTGCGCGCAAGCACAAATTGTCCCTTCTGGTTTTGGGCCAGTCGATCAAGCTCGACATTGATAAAGACGGGCGCACCGTCATGCCGCTCAAGCAGCGCGAAAAGCTGGGCCTGACCGATGGCGAACTGACCTTCGTGGGTCTCGGTGACTATTTCGAGATTTGGAAAGCGGATGTCTTTGGGAAAGTAAGCGAGACTGTCACTGACTGGCTGGACGAGCAGGGGGAAGATTTTGACCCGCTCATCCTCTTGGATGAATGA
- the rsmH gene encoding 16S rRNA (cytosine(1402)-N(4))-methyltransferase RsmH, with protein sequence MSAAAEKSPHIPVLIRPLIAAVSPVSGVWLDGTFGNGGYTRALLAAGADKVIGVDRDPLAFEMAADWIADYGDRIETVAGVFSKLDEYGADLDGVVLDLGVSSMQLDLAERGFSFMRDGPLDMRMSQDGPSAADLCNGADEAELADIIYLYGEERASRRIAKAIVAARPLTTTLQLAKIVEGCLPRAKPGQSHPATRTFQALRIAVNNEYGELAEGLMAAERALKPGGQLAVVTFHSVEDRMVKRFLQARSGNTANANRYAPEIEQVTPAWRIEKRKAIGPDEQELAENPRSRSAKLRVAIRTDAPAEAIDPADLGMPMKKKKGGR encoded by the coding sequence ATGTCTGCTGCCGCTGAAAAATCACCACATATCCCCGTACTGATCAGACCGCTCATTGCAGCGGTCTCGCCCGTTTCCGGGGTCTGGCTGGATGGCACGTTTGGAAACGGTGGCTATACGCGCGCACTTCTGGCGGCGGGGGCGGATAAGGTCATTGGCGTAGACCGTGATCCTTTGGCCTTTGAGATGGCTGCGGACTGGATCGCCGACTATGGCGACCGGATTGAAACAGTCGCGGGTGTCTTTTCGAAACTGGACGAATATGGCGCTGATCTCGATGGTGTTGTGCTCGATCTCGGGGTCAGTTCCATGCAGCTTGATCTGGCAGAGCGCGGCTTTTCTTTCATGCGCGATGGGCCGCTCGATATGCGGATGTCGCAGGACGGCCCCTCTGCGGCTGATCTGTGCAATGGCGCGGATGAGGCCGAATTGGCCGACATCATCTATCTCTACGGCGAAGAACGTGCATCGCGGCGGATCGCCAAGGCGATTGTCGCGGCGCGTCCGCTGACAACGACCCTGCAACTGGCCAAAATCGTTGAAGGCTGCCTGCCGCGCGCCAAACCCGGCCAATCGCATCCCGCGACGCGCACTTTTCAGGCCCTGCGCATTGCGGTGAACAACGAATACGGCGAGTTGGCGGAAGGGCTGATGGCCGCTGAACGCGCCTTGAAACCTGGTGGTCAACTGGCTGTCGTGACCTTCCATTCCGTCGAGGACCGGATGGTCAAACGGTTCTTGCAGGCGCGGTCCGGCAACACGGCCAATGCGAACCGCTATGCGCCAGAGATAGAACAGGTGACGCCTGCATGGCGGATTGAAAAGCGCAAGGCGATCGGGCCGGATGAACAGGAACTGGCCGAAAATCCAAGGTCGCGTTCCGCCAAGTTGCGGGTCGCCATCCGCACCGATGCACCAGCCGAAGCGATTGATCCCGCTGACTTGGGTATGCCGATGAAAAAGAAGAAAGGGGGCAGATAA
- the ftsL gene encoding cell division protein FtsL: MRGLFYVLTALAVMGLAFWAYQENYKTQAAIAEVRGLHGEIGAAHERISMLRAEWAYLNRPDRLADLADLNFDRLGLLPLMPDAFGAVDQIIYPLPPILPITNPIELSYDQLKAMENDL; the protein is encoded by the coding sequence GTGCGTGGTTTGTTTTATGTTCTGACTGCTTTGGCCGTCATGGGGCTCGCGTTTTGGGCCTATCAGGAGAATTACAAAACCCAGGCGGCGATCGCCGAGGTGCGTGGTCTACATGGGGAAATCGGCGCGGCACATGAACGGATCAGCATGTTGCGTGCCGAATGGGCCTATCTGAACCGCCCTGATCGTCTGGCCGATCTTGCGGACCTGAATTTCGATCGCTTGGGCCTTTTGCCACTGATGCCAGACGCTTTCGGCGCGGTCGATCAAATCATCTATCCACTGCCGCCCATCTTGCCGATCACAAACCCGATCGAACTGTCGTATGATCAACTCAAAGCGATGGAGAACGATCTGTGA
- a CDS encoding peptidoglycan D,D-transpeptidase FtsI family protein, translating to MSRIPLRPLARILKARARGENPDAIEAENRARRHEAMADKQRHRAEGRLLVLGLAFFCAFGVIGMRMGTLASSVPEEPRASAVGNPIIGQRSDIVDRNGRILATNLQTHSLYAHPRDMLDPANAAKQLAQIFPELDEAELLKDFQGDRRFLWIRRQISPEQMQAVHDIGSPALLFGPREMRLYPNGPVASHILGGASYGREGVASAEVIGVAGVERQFDSYLRDPANEGAPLQLSLDLTVQAAAEQVLAGGMSIMNAKGAASVLMDIHTGEIISMVSLPDFDPNNRPRVLTTGDQSDSPLFNRAVQGVYELGSVFKIFTTAQAMELGLVNANTMIDTQGPLTWGRFRIRDFHDYGPELSTTDVIVESSNIGTARIAMQIGAERQRAFLGSLGFLEPTPLEMVEAPTGRPLLPPNWSEISTMTISYGHGLSTSPVHLAAGYASLLNGGTRVTPTLLRRTTTEQGPRVVSEAVSAASRSMLRQVVERGTASFAEVEGYAVGGKTGTADKPRAAGGGYYDDKVISTFASVFPANDPQYVLVVTLDEPSENSGAEPRRTAGWTAVPIAAEMIRRTAPLLGLRPQVDRPQPVGVTLTSN from the coding sequence GTGAGCCGCATTCCCCTTCGTCCGCTGGCCCGTATCCTCAAAGCGCGCGCACGGGGTGAAAACCCCGACGCGATCGAAGCCGAAAACCGTGCCCGCCGGCACGAGGCAATGGCCGACAAGCAACGCCACCGTGCTGAAGGGCGTCTGCTGGTGCTGGGGCTTGCGTTTTTCTGTGCCTTTGGTGTCATTGGCATGCGCATGGGCACCTTGGCATCATCTGTGCCGGAAGAGCCGCGGGCCTCGGCCGTTGGCAACCCGATTATCGGGCAGCGCTCTGATATTGTTGATCGCAACGGACGTATTCTGGCGACCAACTTGCAAACGCATTCACTTTATGCGCATCCGCGCGACATGCTTGATCCGGCCAATGCGGCCAAACAGCTTGCGCAGATTTTCCCCGAGCTGGATGAAGCAGAGCTTTTGAAGGATTTCCAGGGCGACCGCCGTTTCCTGTGGATACGGCGTCAGATTAGCCCCGAGCAGATGCAGGCTGTGCATGATATCGGCTCGCCCGCTCTGCTTTTTGGGCCGCGCGAAATGCGGCTATACCCCAACGGTCCTGTTGCGTCGCATATTCTGGGCGGTGCCAGCTATGGCCGCGAAGGTGTCGCCAGCGCTGAAGTCATCGGTGTGGCCGGGGTTGAACGCCAGTTCGACAGCTATTTGCGTGATCCCGCGAATGAAGGCGCGCCACTGCAGTTGTCGCTTGATCTGACCGTTCAGGCCGCAGCCGAGCAGGTGTTGGCCGGTGGCATGTCGATCATGAATGCCAAAGGGGCTGCCTCGGTTCTGATGGATATCCACACCGGCGAGATCATTTCGATGGTCTCACTGCCCGACTTTGACCCCAACAACCGCCCGCGTGTCCTGACGACAGGCGACCAGTCGGATAGCCCCCTGTTTAACCGCGCGGTGCAAGGCGTTTATGAGCTTGGTTCGGTCTTCAAGATATTCACGACCGCACAGGCGATGGAGCTTGGCCTTGTCAACGCCAATACCATGATCGACACCCAAGGTCCGCTGACATGGGGCCGGTTCCGCATTCGTGACTTCCATGATTACGGCCCGGAGCTCAGCACCACGGACGTGATTGTCGAAAGTTCAAACATCGGGACGGCACGGATCGCGATGCAGATTGGCGCCGAACGTCAGCGTGCGTTTCTGGGTTCGCTCGGATTTCTGGAACCGACGCCATTGGAAATGGTTGAGGCGCCAACCGGGCGCCCCTTGCTGCCACCAAATTGGTCCGAGATTTCGACAATGACGATTTCTTATGGTCACGGTCTGTCCACGTCGCCGGTCCATCTGGCGGCGGGCTATGCCTCGCTCTTGAATGGCGGAACGCGCGTCACGCCAACTCTGCTGCGCCGGACCACTACAGAGCAAGGCCCGCGGGTCGTGTCCGAGGCTGTGAGTGCGGCGTCGCGCAGCATGCTACGGCAGGTGGTTGAGCGCGGAACGGCCTCTTTCGCAGAGGTCGAGGGCTATGCTGTCGGTGGCAAAACGGGAACTGCAGATAAGCCGCGCGCCGCAGGTGGCGGATACTATGATGATAAGGTCATCTCGACTTTTGCATCTGTGTTCCCTGCCAATGATCCGCAGTACGTTCTGGTCGTCACGCTGGACGAGCCATCAGAGAATTCAGGCGCCGAGCCGCGCCGCACTGCGGGTTGGACTGCCGTGCCGATTGCAGCCGAAATGATCCGGCGGACAGCGCCTCTTTTGGGGCTGCGACCACAAGTAGACAGGCCTCAGCCGGTCGGTGTAACACTGACCTCAAACTGA
- a CDS encoding UDP-N-acetylmuramoyl-L-alanyl-D-glutamate--2,6-diaminopimelate ligase, which produces MKSLAELGLTARGGAEAQITGLTVDSREVKPGYLFAALPGARVHGGEFIQYALRMKAAAILTDAKGAEIAAKELAGSDAALIVAQDPRATLAQAASLWFGAHSATVVAVTGTNGKTSVTTFCRQIWEELDLPGVNLGTTGVEGAWNHPLKHTTPEPITLHRVLAEAAQNGITHVAMEASSHGLDQRRLDGVILAAAGFSNFSQDHLDYHETFEAYFDAKMGLFRRVLSEDGVAVINLDDPKGPEVAAICTARGQEVIGVGRHPDARLRLTGQRFDATGQDLLFEWQGRARQTRLDLLGGFQADNVLLAAALVIAAGADAADVFDTLQYLTTVRGRMELAATRESGAAVFVDYAHTPDAIETALKAMRPHVLGRIVVIVGAGGDRDVGKRPLMGAAAARNADTVIVTDDNPRSEDPAAIRSAVMAGALNAGGTQSISEVGDRAEAILRGIDMLGAGDALLIAGKGHETGQTVGDTVLPFDDVEQASVAVAALEGWV; this is translated from the coding sequence ATGAAATCACTGGCGGAACTTGGGCTGACAGCACGCGGTGGCGCTGAGGCGCAGATCACGGGGCTGACCGTGGATAGCCGCGAGGTGAAGCCGGGGTATCTCTTTGCCGCGCTGCCCGGTGCCCGTGTACACGGCGGCGAATTTATCCAATACGCATTGCGCATGAAGGCCGCCGCTATTTTGACCGATGCGAAAGGTGCCGAGATTGCCGCCAAAGAGCTGGCTGGTAGCGATGCTGCACTGATCGTGGCGCAAGATCCGCGTGCAACGCTCGCGCAAGCAGCGTCGCTTTGGTTCGGCGCGCATTCTGCCACAGTCGTGGCCGTCACCGGCACCAATGGCAAAACATCTGTCACGACGTTTTGCCGCCAAATCTGGGAAGAACTGGATTTGCCTGGTGTGAACCTTGGCACGACTGGCGTAGAGGGCGCGTGGAACCACCCGCTCAAACACACCACGCCGGAACCGATCACGCTGCACCGTGTGCTGGCCGAGGCGGCACAAAACGGTATCACCCATGTCGCGATGGAGGCTTCATCGCACGGGTTGGATCAGCGCAGGCTGGATGGCGTGATTTTGGCGGCGGCGGGGTTTTCGAACTTCAGTCAGGACCACCTTGATTATCATGAAACCTTTGAGGCCTACTTCGACGCCAAGATGGGTCTGTTTCGCCGTGTCCTGTCCGAGGATGGCGTCGCAGTCATCAATCTGGACGATCCTAAAGGGCCGGAAGTTGCAGCAATCTGCACCGCCCGCGGCCAAGAGGTGATCGGCGTCGGCCGCCACCCTGATGCACGCTTGCGCCTGACCGGACAGCGCTTTGATGCAACAGGGCAGGACCTGCTTTTTGAATGGCAAGGGCGCGCGCGCCAGACACGGCTTGACCTGCTTGGCGGGTTTCAGGCCGACAATGTCTTGCTGGCTGCCGCCTTGGTCATTGCAGCAGGTGCAGACGCGGCGGATGTGTTCGATACCTTGCAGTACCTTACGACGGTACGGGGCAGGATGGAGCTTGCTGCGACACGCGAAAGCGGCGCTGCGGTATTTGTGGATTATGCCCATACCCCTGACGCGATTGAAACCGCCCTGAAGGCGATGCGCCCGCATGTGTTGGGGCGGATCGTTGTCATTGTCGGCGCGGGTGGTGACCGCGATGTGGGCAAGCGGCCTTTGATGGGGGCGGCTGCGGCACGCAATGCGGATACGGTGATCGTGACCGATGACAACCCGCGCTCTGAGGACCCCGCTGCAATCAGGTCAGCCGTGATGGCGGGTGCGCTGAACGCAGGTGGCACGCAAAGCATCAGCGAAGTAGGCGACCGCGCCGAAGCAATTTTGCGCGGCATAGATATGCTGGGGGCAGGGGATGCCTTGTTGATCGCGGGCAAGGGCCACGAAACAGGTCAGACCGTGGGGGACACCGTCCTGCCATTTGATGACGTGGAACAGGCGAGCGTGGCTGTCGCTGCGTTGGAGGGTTGGGTATGA